A portion of the Luxibacter massiliensis genome contains these proteins:
- a CDS encoding leucine-rich repeat domain-containing protein, whose protein sequence is MEYCGRVIKDEGFKKKISGIFGAVVVLAFMIGMVLELPAMRFSNGDADYASAQESLMDDGRGRSIGGDNRDTFKGISALEIPSSGLEDSLRYFNRERRARKLSAESFVKGRDDDFEMNVPAGEANHISSFSSPEIHTTSGENVYAEIFAVPGPVERNAENHVPAALTGNLGSSFGFGSIDSEVPSDNMASKKPVLPESAADGTVSDEPETTPMPGDSADNIVADGPADVVLPNPPAEEETPGTDIPTGGAPEDSIPGTDIPADGVPDENTPGADIPTDEVPDESIPETDVPSDEGTGTVPAEGFLISEEGLIYGYNPEAGLVADGESLALPSEGCSGIAFGAFDGVGAGIVDIYIPANITYIEDGALAGLTDLQWIETDAANPNYASPDGILFDSSMTSLLAFPGGRIGSYLVPEYVTRFADYAFAGSLLDRIDMRACSYVEVGSAVFGEGGGFGKVVAVPVENQEEYIHIFSSLGATVESNSSYEAEGQPDVE, encoded by the coding sequence ATGGAATATTGTGGAAGGGTCATTAAAGACGAGGGATTCAAGAAGAAAATCTCAGGTATCTTTGGTGCTGTTGTAGTGCTGGCTTTTATGATTGGAATGGTATTGGAGCTGCCGGCTATGAGATTTTCAAACGGGGACGCTGATTATGCGTCTGCACAAGAAAGTTTGATGGATGACGGCCGGGGCAGGAGTATCGGTGGGGACAATAGGGATACTTTCAAGGGAATTTCAGCTTTGGAGATTCCCTCTTCTGGGTTGGAAGACAGCCTGAGATACTTTAACCGGGAAAGGCGTGCTAGAAAATTGTCGGCAGAGTCATTTGTAAAAGGAAGAGACGATGACTTTGAGATGAATGTTCCGGCTGGGGAGGCGAATCACATCAGCAGTTTTTCATCTCCTGAAATACATACGACATCCGGTGAAAATGTATATGCTGAAATCTTTGCAGTTCCCGGCCCTGTAGAGAGAAATGCAGAAAATCATGTGCCTGCAGCTCTGACAGGTAATTTGGGAAGCAGCTTCGGTTTTGGCAGCATTGATTCGGAAGTGCCCTCAGATAACATGGCGTCAAAGAAACCTGTACTGCCGGAAAGTGCTGCGGACGGTACAGTTTCTGATGAACCGGAAACAACGCCGATGCCTGGGGACTCGGCCGACAACATAGTTGCAGACGGCCCTGCTGATGTTGTACTGCCAAATCCACCTGCCGAAGAAGAAACTCCGGGAACAGATATTCCCACAGGCGGAGCGCCGGAAGACAGTATTCCAGGGACAGATATTCCAGCAGATGGAGTACCGGATGAAAACACTCCGGGAGCAGACATTCCGACAGATGAAGTACCGGATGAAAGTATACCGGAGACGGATGTTCCCTCAGATGAAGGGACAGGCACTGTACCGGCGGAAGGTTTTCTGATCAGCGAAGAAGGACTGATTTATGGGTATAATCCCGAGGCCGGCCTTGTGGCGGACGGCGAATCTCTTGCGCTTCCGTCTGAAGGGTGCAGCGGAATTGCTTTCGGGGCCTTCGATGGCGTAGGTGCTGGCATTGTAGACATTTATATTCCGGCAAACATCACCTATATTGAGGATGGTGCTTTGGCGGGACTGACAGATTTACAATGGATTGAGACAGATGCTGCGAATCCCAATTACGCAAGTCCGGATGGAATTCTTTTTGACAGCAGCATGACTTCCCTTCTCGCATTTCCTGGAGGAAGAATTGGAAGTTATCTGGTTCCGGAATATGTGACAAGATTTGCGGATTATGCCTTTGCCGGTTCACTTTTGGACAGGATAGATATGAGAGCCTGTTCCTATGTTGAAGTCGGCAGCGCTGTGTTCGGGGAGGGCGGAGGCTTTGGGAAGGTAGTGGCCGTCCCGGTGGAAAACCAGGAAGAGTATATCCATATTTTCAGCAGCCTTGGAGCCACAGTGGAGTCAAACTCTTCCTACGAGGCTGAGGGCCAGCCGGATGTGGAGTGA
- the purB gene encoding adenylosuccinate lyase encodes MSTERYVSPLSERYASKEMQYIFSPDKKFKTWRKLWIALAETEKELGLNITDEQIEELKSHADDINYDVAKEREKAVRHDVMSHVYAYGVQCPKAKGIIHLGATSCYVGDNTDIIVMAEALKLVRRKLVNVIAELADFAEKYKAQPTLGFTHFQPAQPTTVGKRATLWMQEFEMDLEDLNYVLGSLKLLGSKGTTGTQASFLELFDQDQDKIDKIDPMIAEKMGFKACYPVSGQTYSRKIDSRVLNVLAGIAASAHKFSNDIRLLQHLKEVEEPFEKTQIGSSAMAYKRNPMRSERIASLSRYVMIDALNPAVTSAAQWFERTLDDSANKRLSLPEGFLAIDGILDLCLNVVDGLVVYPKVIEKRLMSELPFMATENIMMDAVKAGGDRQELHERIRELSMEAGKNVKEKGLDNNLLELIAADSAFNLSLEDLKKTMEPSRYVGRAAEQAEAYLKNVIRPLLKENEELLGMKAEINV; translated from the coding sequence ATGAGTACAGAGCGTTATGTCAGTCCTCTTTCTGAGCGCTATGCCAGCAAAGAGATGCAGTATATATTTTCGCCGGACAAGAAGTTTAAGACTTGGAGAAAACTTTGGATCGCCCTTGCAGAGACAGAAAAGGAGCTGGGGTTAAATATTACCGACGAACAGATAGAAGAACTGAAAAGCCATGCAGATGATATTAATTATGATGTGGCAAAAGAGAGGGAAAAGGCTGTGCGCCATGATGTTATGTCCCATGTATACGCCTACGGCGTCCAGTGCCCGAAAGCCAAGGGGATCATCCATCTGGGGGCAACTTCCTGTTATGTGGGCGACAACACAGATATTATTGTAATGGCTGAGGCACTGAAGCTGGTCCGCAGGAAGCTGGTCAATGTGATTGCAGAACTGGCAGATTTTGCTGAAAAATATAAGGCCCAGCCTACCCTTGGGTTTACCCATTTCCAGCCGGCCCAGCCTACTACAGTGGGGAAAAGGGCCACGCTGTGGATGCAGGAATTTGAGATGGATCTGGAGGATTTAAATTATGTATTGGGGAGTTTAAAACTCCTTGGATCTAAGGGGACCACAGGGACACAGGCCAGCTTTTTGGAGTTATTTGACCAGGATCAGGATAAAATCGATAAGATTGACCCAATGATAGCTGAAAAAATGGGATTTAAAGCATGTTACCCTGTATCTGGCCAGACGTACTCCAGGAAAATAGATTCCCGTGTGTTGAACGTCCTGGCAGGAATCGCAGCCAGCGCCCATAAGTTTTCAAATGATATCCGCTTGCTGCAGCATTTAAAAGAGGTGGAGGAACCCTTCGAAAAGACGCAGATAGGCTCTTCTGCCATGGCATATAAGAGAAACCCCATGAGAAGTGAAAGAATTGCTTCCCTGTCCAGATATGTGATGATTGATGCGCTGAACCCTGCAGTTACATCTGCGGCCCAATGGTTTGAGAGGACTTTAGATGATTCTGCCAATAAACGATTAAGCCTGCCGGAAGGGTTCCTGGCCATCGACGGCATCCTGGATTTATGCCTGAACGTAGTGGATGGCCTTGTAGTATACCCGAAAGTAATTGAGAAGCGGCTGATGTCTGAGCTGCCCTTTATGGCAACAGAAAATATTATGATGGACGCGGTAAAAGCAGGGGGAGACCGGCAGGAACTCCATGAGAGAATCAGGGAGTTATCTATGGAGGCCGGGAAAAATGTCAAAGAAAAAGGTTTGGATAATAATCTCCTTGAGCTGATTGCAGCTGACAGCGCATTTAACCTAAGTTTGGAGGACTTAAAAAAGACAATGGAGCCTTCCCGCTATGTGGGGCGCGCGGCAGAGCAGGCAGAGGCATATCTGAAAAATGTGATCCGTCCCCTCCTTAAGGAGAATGAGGAACTTCTCGGCATGAAAGCGGAAATCAACGTATAA
- the purC gene encoding phosphoribosylaminoimidazolesuccinocarboxamide synthase, which yields MKKLDQLYEGKAKKVFATEDPDIVIVDYKDDATAFNGEKKGTIVGKGVVNNRMTNYIFQILEKEGVPTHYVEELSDRETAVKKVEIVPLEVIVRNVAAGSFSKKLGIEEGRKLLAPTLEFSYKDDDLGDPMINDYFAIAIGAATRDEIDKITEYTFKVNDVLRKFFDEAGIELIDFKIEFGRFHGDIILADEISPDTCRLWDKETHEKLDKDRFRRDMGNVEDAYQEVFKRIGIQ from the coding sequence ATGAAGAAATTAGATCAGCTTTATGAAGGAAAAGCAAAAAAGGTATTTGCCACAGAGGATCCAGATATTGTGATTGTGGATTATAAGGATGACGCTACTGCATTTAACGGGGAGAAGAAAGGAACCATTGTGGGAAAAGGCGTTGTGAATAACCGGATGACAAACTATATTTTCCAGATTCTCGAAAAAGAGGGGGTTCCCACCCACTATGTGGAGGAGTTAAGCGACCGGGAGACAGCAGTAAAAAAGGTGGAGATCGTGCCCCTTGAAGTGATTGTGAGAAATGTGGCTGCGGGCAGTTTTTCCAAGAAGCTGGGAATCGAGGAGGGCAGGAAGCTGCTGGCGCCTACCCTGGAGTTCAGTTATAAGGATGATGATCTTGGAGACCCTATGATCAATGACTACTTCGCCATTGCTATTGGCGCTGCCACGAGGGATGAGATCGACAAGATTACCGAATATACATTTAAGGTGAATGATGTGCTGAGAAAGTTCTTCGATGAAGCGGGGATAGAACTGATTGATTTTAAGATTGAGTTTGGCAGGTTCCACGGCGATATTATTCTGGCAGATGAGATCTCACCAGATACATGCAGGCTGTGGGACAAAGAGACGCATGAAAAGTTGGACAAGGACCGTTTCCGCAGGGATATGGGAAATGTAGAGGACGCGTACCAGGAAGTTTTCAAGCGTATAGGCATTCAGTAG
- a CDS encoding amino acid ABC transporter ATP-binding protein — MSLLEMKHIKKSFGANEVLKDISLKVDQGEALAIIGPSGSGKSTLLRCATHLETPDAGEIHYEGEFGLVFQNFNLFPHFSVMKNITDAPIKVQKRDKEEVYKEARALLAKMGLEDKEDAYPYQLSGGQQQRVSIARALAMNPKILFFDEPTSALDPELTGEILKVIRDLAAEHMTMVIVTHEMNFARNVADQIIFMDKGIIAEQGTPEEVFGSTNVRMKEFLGKLTAQQ, encoded by the coding sequence ATGAGTTTGCTGGAGATGAAGCATATAAAGAAAAGCTTTGGCGCCAACGAGGTATTGAAGGACATTTCCCTGAAGGTAGACCAGGGGGAGGCGCTGGCGATTATTGGGCCTTCTGGATCCGGGAAATCCACACTTTTACGCTGCGCCACGCATCTGGAGACGCCGGATGCAGGCGAGATACATTATGAGGGAGAATTCGGCCTGGTCTTTCAGAATTTTAACTTATTCCCTCATTTTTCTGTGATGAAGAATATTACAGACGCCCCTATAAAGGTGCAGAAAAGAGATAAGGAAGAAGTATATAAAGAGGCCCGCGCACTGCTTGCCAAGATGGGGCTTGAGGATAAAGAGGATGCTTACCCCTATCAGCTGTCAGGGGGCCAGCAGCAGAGAGTGTCCATTGCAAGGGCGCTGGCTATGAACCCTAAAATCCTATTTTTTGATGAACCTACCTCTGCACTGGATCCAGAACTGACAGGCGAGATCCTGAAAGTGATCCGCGACCTGGCTGCTGAACATATGACCATGGTGATTGTGACCCATGAGATGAATTTTGCCCGGAATGTGGCGGATCAGATTATATTTATGGATAAAGGGATCATTGCTGAACAGGGTACGCCAGAAGAGGTGTTTGGCTCTACGAATGTGAGGATGAAAGAATTTTTGGGCAAGCTGACGGCCCAGCAGTAA
- a CDS encoding amino acid ABC transporter permease, with the protein MSILEMVGQLSSGMVVSVEIFLATLLLSLPLGLLVAFGRMSRIKIIQWAAKAYISIMRGTPLMLQLMVVYFGPYYILGIRISASYRLTATLIAFGINYAAYFAEIYRGGIESMSTGQYEAARLLGYSGGQTFFRIIFPQVIKRILPSVTNEVITLVKDTSLSFAIALPEMFTTAKQIAAAQTSVVPLIGAGIFYYVFNLIVAVVMEALEKKLNYYK; encoded by the coding sequence ATAAGTATTTTAGAAATGGTTGGCCAGCTGAGCAGCGGGATGGTCGTGTCTGTGGAAATATTTCTGGCCACGCTTCTTTTGTCCCTTCCATTGGGATTGCTTGTGGCATTTGGAAGGATGTCCAGAATTAAAATTATACAGTGGGCTGCAAAGGCATATATCTCCATCATGCGGGGAACCCCTCTCATGCTGCAGCTCATGGTTGTGTATTTCGGCCCGTACTACATATTGGGGATCCGTATCAGTGCATCCTACAGGCTGACCGCCACCCTGATTGCCTTTGGAATAAATTATGCTGCCTATTTTGCCGAGATATACAGAGGCGGGATTGAGTCTATGTCCACTGGGCAGTATGAGGCGGCGCGGCTTTTAGGGTACAGCGGGGGACAGACATTTTTCCGTATTATTTTTCCCCAGGTAATTAAGAGGATTCTCCCTTCTGTGACAAACGAGGTAATTACATTAGTCAAAGACACATCTCTGTCATTTGCAATTGCTCTTCCAGAGATGTTTACCACAGCAAAGCAGATAGCGGCGGCGCAGACATCAGTGGTCCCCCTGATTGGGGCCGGGATTTTTTATTACGTGTTCAATCTGATTGTGGCGGTAGTGATGGAAGCCCTGGAGAAGAAGCTGAATTACTATAAGTAG
- a CDS encoding amino acid ABC transporter substrate-binding protein has translation MKKRLAAALAAALVLTALTAGCGKKDEGADAGGSAKADEAKTEAVNEEKAEGDTFTVGFDASFPPYGYKDDDGEYVGFDLDLAQEICDRNGWELAKQPIDWDAKDMELDSGTIDCIWNGFTMNGREDDYTWSEPYVDNSQVVVVAEDAGIASLEDLSGKIVEVQADSSALAALEGDQKELASTFGSLTQVPDYNTAFMDLEAGAADAVAMDVGVAKYQIESRGGGYITLDETISSEQYAVGFKKGNEKLKDQVQKTLDEMAQDGTFLTIAEKWGVEDAVCLGK, from the coding sequence ATGAAGAAGAGATTAGCAGCAGCATTAGCGGCGGCCCTTGTGCTGACGGCCCTGACAGCGGGATGCGGCAAGAAAGACGAGGGGGCGGATGCAGGCGGCAGCGCAAAGGCAGATGAGGCAAAGACTGAGGCAGTCAATGAGGAGAAGGCGGAGGGAGACACATTTACCGTTGGCTTTGATGCCAGTTTTCCCCCATATGGCTACAAAGATGATGACGGAGAATATGTAGGGTTTGATTTGGATTTGGCCCAGGAAATCTGTGACAGAAATGGCTGGGAGCTGGCAAAGCAGCCTATCGACTGGGATGCAAAGGATATGGAACTGGACTCTGGGACCATTGACTGTATCTGGAATGGATTTACTATGAATGGACGGGAGGATGACTATACATGGTCAGAGCCTTACGTGGATAACAGCCAGGTGGTAGTGGTTGCAGAAGATGCAGGGATCGCCTCTCTTGAGGACTTATCCGGTAAGATTGTGGAAGTGCAGGCGGATTCTTCTGCCCTGGCAGCCTTGGAGGGAGATCAGAAAGAACTGGCCTCTACCTTTGGCAGCCTGACACAGGTTCCAGATTATAATACAGCATTCATGGATCTGGAAGCCGGCGCCGCAGATGCAGTGGCAATGGATGTAGGTGTTGCTAAATATCAGATTGAGTCCAGAGGAGGCGGATATATAACACTGGATGAGACAATCTCATCAGAGCAGTATGCGGTGGGCTTTAAGAAAGGCAACGAAAAGCTGAAAGACCAGGTTCAGAAGACCTTAGATGAGATGGCACAGGATGGCACATTCCTTACAATTGCAGAAAAATGGGGCGTGGAAGATGCCGTGTGCTTAGGCAAATAG
- a CDS encoding DUF5716 family protein: MGQGNIIGYEINDKSCQISFYNDQQLEPETLEVDADNFQIPLIIGKLRDTWAYGKEAKRLVTIKEGFTVTRLLEKSLAGDKIEFGEETYDAVWLLSKFVQMSLQAFPQIEGIVFSVPELTEELAQLLRGIAVRMNIDKRHIFIQDYKESFCNYLFYQPKELWQYEAALFCCDRNEIKAYMLRRLKPGLGGGKTTFVTVDEVASAHMKELAAVYPVLNEDKAKEADARFCKFIEGVFDKRIVSSVFLTGEGFENNWYPISLRVLCNGRRAFIGNNLYSKGACYTAYRKMFMHIEDPVYLSETKLTDQITINMRVDGQEMWYPIVSWGAHWYESNNQWEVLLEDVEDIELHVESLVQGTLKTEVISLERFAKRGEYSMRLQIETLFLDEKTCKITVRDVGFGEFFLPTDFQEEKILHLGGNDGKFNSLS; this comes from the coding sequence ATGGGACAAGGCAATATAATTGGATATGAGATAAATGACAAATCCTGCCAGATAAGTTTTTATAATGATCAGCAGCTGGAGCCGGAAACGCTGGAGGTGGATGCAGATAACTTTCAGATTCCGCTGATTATCGGCAAGCTGAGGGACACATGGGCCTATGGCAAAGAGGCAAAGAGGCTGGTGACCATCAAAGAAGGCTTTACTGTCACCAGGCTTCTGGAAAAAAGCCTGGCAGGGGATAAGATCGAGTTTGGCGAAGAGACTTATGACGCGGTCTGGCTTTTGTCCAAGTTTGTGCAGATGTCGCTGCAGGCATTTCCCCAGATAGAGGGGATTGTGTTCAGCGTGCCGGAACTGACAGAGGAGCTGGCACAGCTTTTGCGCGGCATAGCAGTGCGGATGAATATAGATAAAAGGCATATATTTATCCAGGATTATAAGGAGAGTTTTTGTAATTACCTGTTTTATCAGCCAAAGGAACTCTGGCAGTATGAAGCCGCCCTTTTCTGCTGTGACAGAAATGAAATTAAGGCGTATATGCTGCGCCGCTTAAAGCCAGGGTTAGGCGGCGGCAAGACCACATTTGTGACAGTGGATGAGGTGGCCAGTGCACACATGAAGGAACTTGCGGCCGTGTATCCGGTACTGAATGAGGATAAGGCAAAGGAGGCGGATGCCAGGTTCTGTAAGTTTATAGAAGGCGTATTTGACAAGAGGATTGTCTCATCTGTATTTTTGACTGGGGAAGGGTTTGAGAATAACTGGTATCCTATCTCCCTGCGGGTTCTCTGTAATGGCCGCAGGGCTTTTATCGGGAACAATCTTTACAGTAAGGGCGCATGTTATACGGCTTACCGTAAGATGTTCATGCATATTGAGGATCCCGTTTATCTCTCGGAGACAAAACTGACAGACCAGATTACTATCAATATGAGGGTAGATGGCCAGGAGATGTGGTATCCCATTGTATCCTGGGGGGCACACTGGTATGAATCTAATAATCAGTGGGAAGTTCTGCTGGAGGATGTGGAGGATATTGAGCTTCATGTGGAGTCCCTGGTGCAGGGAACTCTGAAAACAGAGGTGATTTCCCTGGAGAGATTTGCAAAGCGCGGGGAGTATTCCATGCGGCTGCAGATAGAGACATTATTTTTGGATGAAAAGACATGTAAGATTACGGTTAGAGATGTGGGATTCGGTGAGTTTTTCCTTCCCACGGATTTTCAGGAAGAGAAGATTTTACATTTAGGAGGCAATGATGGGAAGTTTAATTCTCTGTCATGA